Below is a genomic region from Halobacterium sp. CBA1132.
CTCGATTTCCCGGTTGACCGCGTTGTACCGGGGCTGGACGACAGTGAACGGCTCGTACCCCTCGCGGCGCGCGATCTCGTTGGCCTTCGCGACCTTCCACGCGTTCGGCTCGAACGTCGACGCGCCGAGGTAGTGGACCTTCCCGTCGCGGACGAACTCGTCGAGCGTGCGCATGAACTCGCGGGCGGGCGTCCGGTCGTCCCAGCGGTGGATGTAGAGTACGTCGAGGTAGTCGGTATCGAGGCGCTCCAGAATCGCGTCGACGTTGTTCCGGAGGTGCTTGCGGTTGAGGCCGCGGCCGTTCGGGCCCTCGCGAGTGGGCCAGTAAATTTTGGAGGCGACGACGTACTCGTCGCGGTCGCGGCCGGCGAGCCACTCGCCGATGTACTGCTCGGCGCGGCCGCTGCCGTACATGTCTGCGGTGTCGACGAAACGGCCGCCGGCGTCGGCGTACGCGTCGAGAAGTTCGTGTGCGCGCTCGCGGCCGACTTCGACCTCGCCGGCGTCGTTCTCGCGGCCGAAGCGCCACGTCCCGAAGGCGACTTCGGAGACGCGGAGCCCGGTGTCGCCGAGCGAAACAGCGTCGAGACCCATACGGGGACCGTGATGGGGGGCGGTGTTAAGCGGCGCGTCTTCGAGTCGTCAGTTCGACTTGTGGCGGTGACCGAGCACGAGCGCGACGACGTGGAGGGCGACCATCGCGACGAGTGCGGTCTGTTGGGCCGTCGTGTCGGGGCCCGCGACGACCAGCGGGGTGTACAGGAACGGGAGCGTGACCGCCGCCCAGAAGCCCGCGACCTCGAAGGGCTTCAGGAGGGTGGCGGACGCGGGGGTGTTCACGGCGTCCGATGCGACCTCGGCGATTGCGGAGCGGGAGGGGGCAGACATTGGGTCTCACCTCGTCTACTCCACCCTACTGGCGCCGACCCCATATAGGGGGTC
It encodes:
- a CDS encoding aldo/keto reductase, translating into MGLDAVSLGDTGLRVSEVAFGTWRFGRENDAGEVEVGRERAHELLDAYADAGGRFVDTADMYGSGRAEQYIGEWLAGRDRDEYVVASKIYWPTREGPNGRGLNRKHLRNNVDAILERLDTDYLDVLYIHRWDDRTPAREFMRTLDEFVRDGKVHYLGASTFEPNAWKVAKANEIARREGYEPFTVVQPRYNAVNREIEATYLDMCRDYDLGVVPWSPLAGGFLTGKYARGQAPPAGTRGATDQQFVDSYLTAENFDALEEVEAVAGEVGATPAQVSLSWLLHHEQVVAPITGARTPEQLRENLAAADLTLSADQFDRIARAK